One region of Esox lucius isolate fEsoLuc1 chromosome 17, fEsoLuc1.pri, whole genome shotgun sequence genomic DNA includes:
- the LOC105016657 gene encoding COUP transcription factor 2, protein MCLYLSTPASSALGLQRNAKFWKHSRKAMAMVTWRNGEEDVTGESQGGISSPVAQVGPLSLSTDLTGHLNPTASLDVPTTPQTPQGAPSSNTSQSINSQTSTNSMDKQQPQQIECVVCGDKSSGKHYGQFTCEGCKSFFKRSVRRNLSYTCRASRNCPIDQHHRNQCQYCRLKKCLKVGMRREAVQRGRMLPTQPYHGQFSLTNGDPLQCHSYLSGYISLLLRAEPYPTSRYGTQCMQSNNLMGIENICELAARMLFSAVEWARNIPFFPDLQVTDQVALLRLTWSELFVLNAAQCSMPVHVAPLLAAAGLHASPMSAERVVAFMDHIRIFQEQVEKLKVLHVDSAEYSCIKAIVLFTSDACGLSDVAHVDGLQEKSQCALEEYVRSQYPNQPTRFGKLLLRLPSLRTVSSSVIEQLFFVRLVGKTPIETLIRDMLLSGSSFNWPYMSMQ, encoded by the exons atgtgccTTTACTTGTCGACACCCGCGAGCAGCGCCCTGGGGTTACAACGGAACGCAAAGTTTTGGAAACATTCACGGAAAGCTATGGCAATGGTAACGTGGAGAAATGGCGAGGAAGATGTCACCGGCGAATCTCAAGGCGGAATCTCTTCTCCAGTCGCTCAAGTTGGACCGTTATCCCTCTCTACCGACCTAACAGGTCACCTCAACCCGACAGCCTCCTTGGATGTCCCCACAACACCCCAGACACCCCAAGGTGCTCCTTCAAGTAATACATCTCAGTCTATTAACAGCCAAACGTCGACTAACTCGATGGACAAACAACAACCGCAGCAAATCGAGTGCGTAGTGTGCGGGGATAAATCCAGCGGGAAGCACTACGGCCAGTTCACATGTGAGGGATGTAAGAGCTTCTTCAAACGTAGCGTTAGACGGAACCTCAGCTACACCTGCCGTGCGAGCAGGAACTGTCCTATTGATCAACACCACAGGAATCAATGCCAGTACTGCCGCCTCAAGAAATGTCTCAAAGTGGGCATGCGGAGAGAAG CCGTTCAGAGAGGGAGGATGCTCCCCACGCAACCGTACCACGGCCAGTTCTCCCTAACCAACGGAGATCCCCTCCAATGTCACTCCTATCTATCTGGATACATCTCCCTTCTTCTCCGAGCCGAACCCTACCCCACATCCAGATACGGCACTCAGTGTATGCAGTCCAACAACCTCATGGGGATAGAGAACATCTGCGAGTTGGCCGCCAGGATGCTGTTCTCGGCGGTGGAGTGGGCCCGGAACATCCCCTTCTTCCCGGATCTCCAGGTCACTGACCAGGTGGCCCTGCTCCGGCTCACGTGGAGCGAACTGTTCGTACTAAACGCGGCCCAGTGCTCCATGCCGGTGCATGTAGCTCCTCTCCTGGCTGCGGCAGGGCTGCATGCCTCCCCAATGTCCGCGGAGAGAGTCGTGGCCTTCATGGATCACATCAGGATTTTCCAGGAGCAGGTGGAGAAGCTGAAAGTTCTGCATGTCGACTCTGCCGAGTACAGCTGCATAAAGGCTATAGTTCTCTTTACTTCAG aTGCGTGCGGTCTGTCAGATGTCGCTCACGTAGACGGTCTTCAAGAGAAGTCCCAGTGCGCTCTGGAAGAATACGTGAGGAGCCAGTATCCTAACCAACCTACTCGTTTTGGGAAGCTATTACTCCGTCTGCCCTCTCTACGAACCGTCTCCTCGTCGGTTATAGAACAGTTATTTTTCGTCCGTTTGGTTGGAAAAACCCCAATAGAAACTCTCATCAGGGATATGTTGCTTTCCGGAAGCAGTTTTAATTGGCCTTACATGTCGATGcagtaa